In one Magallana gigas chromosome 9, xbMagGiga1.1, whole genome shotgun sequence genomic region, the following are encoded:
- the LOC105320825 gene encoding baculoviral IAP repeat-containing protein 7, giving the protein MNYEGEKERASRKNSTRGITLLLNEGKNQIKERHLNPTCDTNFSNSEAGKVRLETDYLQSKQNGVRGNSLKESLDTISRYTGSFEEFVQKEIALYGDLENQAHSLASSLRHSMNMELIRLRSFHNFPSSKTVSTLQLARQGFYYSMEYDVTICFACGFQKRDWRSDDVIEVIHRNMSPDCPLLSAQPTSNIQIGNDQRDGHCMNELKQQLNASGNDFPSRSNRQPSSSTSEIASSGNEIKKEQNTDNIDNKGSGKAPSSHKTSNDLLTKTRMQQDKINAFIWNLDPLGINFDRPKCPSYSVLAVRLSSFANWPSSLSQTSRDLAVAGFLYAGYGDYTRCFFCGGGLRNWEPGDDPWTEHARWFPKCAFVRQNKGDEFVALVQIQHQELEAMGAPNEHQARDHATGPENVTSERSSEPDVSTLPAFQSVLEMGYPSHVIQQAFDFLKNKKECIDIKAEEVMEVILSGDDIPPSSVAKTSDYVKEVTARSYEDSINANEQQTKSSLMAVTKESDEADTRSLIEENRQLKDLRMCKICMEKDASIAMLPCGHLCCCMDCAPAMRKCPICRQFVKGTVRTWLA; this is encoded by the exons ATGAATTACGAGGGCGAGAAAGAAAGAGCGTCAAGAAAAAACTCGACAAGGGGCATTACTCTCCTATTAAATGAAGGGAAGAATCAAATCAAAGAACGTCATTTGAATCCCACCTGTGACACTAACTTTTCGAACTCAGAAGCGGGAAAAGTAAGGTTGGAGACAGATTATCTACAAAGCAAACAAAATGGCGTCCGTGGAAACTCGTTAAAGGAATCACTAGATACCATATCAAG aTATACCGGAAGCTTCGAAGAATTTGTACAGAAAGAAATAGCATTATATGGAGATCTAGAGAACCAAGCACATTCATTAGCATCATCATTGCGTCATTCCATGAACATGGAGTTAATCCGACTCAGGTCTTTCCATAATTTCCCGTCCTCAAAAACTGTTTCTACATTGCAACTGGCTCGCCAGGGATTTTATTATTCTATGgagtatgacgtcacaatatgtTTTGCTTGTGGTTTTCAAAAACGAGACTGGAGGTCTGACGATGTCATTGAGGTTATTCATCGTAACATGTCTCCTGACTGTCCCCTTCTGTCGGCACAGCCGACCAGTAACATCCAAATTGGAAATGACCAAAGGGATGGGCATTGTATGAACGAACTCAAGCAGCAACTTAACGCTAGTGGTAACGATTTTCCTAGCAGAAGCAATAGACAGCCATCCTCTTCAACCTCAGAAATTGCTTCGTctggaaatgaaattaaaaaagaacagaATACTGATAATATAGACAATAAAGGTAGCGGTAAAGCTCCTTCCTCACATAAGACTTCAAACGACCTGTTGACTAAGACAAGAATGCAGCAGGATAAGATAAATGCATTCATTTGGAACTTGGATCCATTAGGTATTAATTTTGATCGACCTAAATGTCCTTCGTACTCGGTGCTAGCTGTAAGGCTGAGTTCCTTTGCGAACTGGCCATCTAGTCTATCACAGACCTCTAGAGATTTGGCAGTAGCAGGATTTCTGTATGCAGGTTACGGAGATTACACCCGTTGTTTCTTTTGTGGGGGAGGATTGCGTAACTGGGAGCCTGGAGACGATCCGTGGACCGAACATGCCAGATGGTTTCCGAAGTGTGCTTTTGTGAGACAGAACAAAGGAGACGAGTTTGTTGCCTTGGTTCAAATTCAGCACCAAGAACTG GAAGCTATGGGAGCACCAAACGAACACCAGGCGAGAGATCACGCAACTGGACCCGAAAACGTAACCTCAGAACGTTCATCAGAACCAGATGTTTCTACTCTTCCAGCTTTCCAGAGTGTTCTCGAAATGGGATATCCATCTCATGTTATACAACAAGCTTTCGAttttctaaaaaacaaaaaag agtgCATAGACATTAAGGCCGAAGAAGTAATGGAGGTCATTTTGTCAGGTGATGACATACCACCATCTTCTGTTGCGAAAACATCAGACTACGTCAAGGAGGTTACTGCAAGGTCATATGAAGATAGTATAAATGCAAATGAGCAGCAAACGAAATCTTCCTTAATGGCAGTTACGAAAGAATCTGACGAAGCAG ACACTCGCTCGTTGATCGAGGAGAACAGACAACTGAAGGACCTCAGGATGTGTAAGATCTGTATGGAGAAAGACGCCTCCATCGCCATGTTGCCGTGCGGACATCTTTGTTGTTGTATGGACTGTGCTCCTGCAATGCGGAAATGTCCAATATGTCGGCAGTTCGTGAAGGGGACTGTCCGTACTTGGCTTGCATGA